GAGCGTGCCGGCGGCCTGCTTGCGACGCTCGCCCAGGATCGGGAAGAGGTCGTAGGCGCGCTGGACGTCCTTGGCGATGCCCGCGGTGTCCTTCCGGAGGAAGGCGCCGAGGAGGAGGTTCTCCTCGATGGTCATGCGGGGGAAGATGTGCCGGCCCTCGGGGGAGTGGGCCAGACCCAGCGAGACGATCTTGTGCGCGGGGATCTTGCGGAGGGACTTGCCCTCGAACTTGATCTGGCCGCCGACCGGCTTGAGGAGCCCGGAGAGGGTCCGCAGGGTGGTGGTCTTCCCGGCGCCGTTGGTGCCGATGAGGGTGACGACCTCACCGGCGTTGACCGAGAAGGAGATGCCCTTGACGGCCTCGA
The sequence above is a segment of the Streptomyces sp. NBC_01255 genome. Coding sequences within it:
- a CDS encoding ABC transporter ATP-binding protein produces the protein MTALLEVEDLRVAYGKIEAVKGISFSVNAGEVVTLIGTNGAGKTTTLRTLSGLLKPVGGQIKFEGKSLRKIPAHKIVSLGLAHSPEGRHIFPRMTIEENLLLGAFLRKDTAGIAKDVQRAYDLFPILGERRKQAAGTLSGGEQQMLAMGRALMSQPKLLMLDEPSMGLSPIMMQKIMATIAELKAQGTTILLVEQNAQAALALADQGHVMEIGKVVLSGTGQNLLHDESVRKAYLGED